The proteins below are encoded in one region of Vanessa tameamea isolate UH-Manoa-2023 chromosome Z, ilVanTame1 primary haplotype, whole genome shotgun sequence:
- the LOC113404168 gene encoding hepatic leukemia factor isoform X10 — protein sequence MSRHDFLSHGASFNKKYGKSVNAKDALEDKKDDSELWEAQAAFLGPNLWDKTLPYDPDLKVQEYVDLDEFLSENGMPGEGLGGGHLGGSAFGAGTGLALGLQAPVTKRERSPSPSDCMSPDTINPPLSPADSTFSMASSGRDFDPRTRAFSDEELKPQPMIKKSRKQVNEFVPDDLKDDKYWARRRKNNMAAKRSRDARRMKENQIALRAGYLEKENMGLRQEVELLKKENHILREKLSKYADV from the exons GCAAATCGGTGAACGCGAAGGACGCGCTCGAAGATAAGAAGGATGACAGCGAGCTGTGGGAGGCGCAGGCCGCCTTCCTCGGACCCAATCTCTGGGACAAAACGCTGCCCTACGACCCAGATCTCAAGGTACAAGAA TACGTGGACTTAGACGAGTTCCTGTCGGAGAATGGCATGCCGGGAGAGGGTCTCGGTGGCGGCCACCTCGGCGGCTCGGCGTTCGGCGCCGGCACGGGCCTGGCGCTCGGCCTGCAGGCGCCCGTCACCAAGCGCGAGAGGTCGCCGTCGCCATCGGACTGCATGAGCCCTGACACGATCAACCCGCCGCTGTCGCCCGCCGACTCCA CGTTCTCGATGGCGTCGTCAGGGCGCGACTTTGATCCTCGGACGCGTGCATTCTCTGACGAAGAACTGAAGCCGCAGCCCATGATCAAGAAATCCCGGAAACAGGTAAATGAA TTCGTGCCCGATGACCTGAAAGACGACAAGTACTGGGCGCGCCGGCGGAAGAACAACATGGCTGCCAAGCGATCTCGTGACGCGCGTCGGATGAAAGAAAACCAAATCGCGCTCAGAGCCGGCTACCTTGAAAAGGAG AACATGGGCTTGCGACAAGAGGTGGAATTGCTGAAGAAAGAGAACCACATCTTGCGCGAGAAGTTGTCCAAGTACGCGGACGTATAA
- the LOC113404167 gene encoding proton-coupled amino acid transporter-like protein CG1139, with protein sequence MDDKAETVRLQPVSDSAESSSPIPTKAETEEDYDPHLHRQLSKPTNNIETLVHLLKCSLGTGILAMPQAFARAGLVTGIIATVLVGILVTHCLHVLVRSQYAACKHLRVPLLSYPESVATALGCGPHALRRFARPAALAVDIFLVVYQLGICCVYIVFIADNIKKVTDSYYVMAAEIHMLIILGPLIAFNLIPSLKLLAPFSALANVMTFVGLGIVIYYLVIGKKASAKDMPLDLWGSIETFPLFFGTVLFALTAVGVVIALENNMKTPKAFGKPFGVLNVGMIIIVLLYVAVGALGYVYCVSDCRDSITLDLPEKDPLATSVMVIFAIAIFISYGLHCYVPVEVLWKGYLLPKLEGSSSQKVRLYEYALRVALCLLTFVLAVAVPRLGLFISLFGALCLSALGICFPALMEVCVTFPQRASAARSILFGKDAILFIIGVIGLLAGTYTALDSIIRSFSSTANA encoded by the exons AGCGGAAACCGAAGAAGATTATGATCCACATCTACATCGGCAGCTTTCTAAGCCAACGAA TAATATCGAGACGTTAGTGCATCTTCTGAAATGCAGTTTAGGAACTGGTATATTGGCGATGCCGCAGGCGTTCGCTCGCGCTGGACTCGTCACCGGAATAATAGCTACCGTGCTGGTTGGCATACTCGTCACGCATTGCCTCCACGTACTC GTCCGGTCGCAATACGCGGCGTGTAAACATCTGCGGGTGCCGCTTCTGTCGTATCCCGAGTCTGTGGCGACGGCTCTGGGTTGCGGGCCGCATGCACTACGTCGTTTCGCTCGCCCCGCCGCCCTCGCCGTCGACATCTTCCTCGTCGTCTACCAGCTTGGAATCTGCTGCGTTTACATTGTATTCATAGCTGATAACATCAAAAAG GTAACTGATTCATATTACGTAATGGCTGCCGAGATTCACATGCTAATAATCCTCGGTCCTCTGATAGCGTTCAACTTGATACCGAGTCTGAAGCTGTTGGCTCCGTTCTCCGCGCTTGCCAACGTGATGACCTTCGTCGGCCTCGGCATTGTCATCTATTACCTAGTGATTGGCAAGAAAGCCAGTGCAAAGGACATGCCGCTCGATTTATGGGGTTCAATTGAAACATTCCCTCTGTTCTTTGGAACGGTATTATTTGCACTCACTGCCGTCGGTGTT gtaatAGCCCTGGAGAATAATATGAAAACACCGAAAGCCTTCGGTAAACCATTTGGAGTACTAAACGTCGGTATGATCATAATAGTTCTGCTGTACGTAGCGGTAGGAGCTCTCGGCTACGTGTACTGCGTGTCTGATTGCAGAGATTCTATAACACTCGATCTGCCAGAGAAGGACCC ATTAGCGACGAGCGTGATGGTGATATTCGCCATTGCTATCTTCATAAGCTACGGCTTACATTGCTACGTGCCAGTTGAGGTTCTATGGAAGGGCTACTTGCTACCGAAGCTTGAGGGCTCTTCGTCGCAAAAAGTGCGACTTTACGAATACGCATTACGAGTTGCATTATGTTTACTCACTT TTGTGCTGGCGGTAGCTGTACCACGGCTGGGACTTTTCATATCCCTATTCGGAGCGCTTTGCCTCTCCGCGTTGGGAATATGTTTCCCGGCATTGATGGAAGTCTGCGTTACATTCCCGCAACGAGCAAGCGCCGCGAGGAGCATTCTATTCGGAAAAGatgcaattttattcataataggcGTTATTGGTCTGCTCGCTGGTACATATACTGCTTTGGACAGTATCATCAGATCATTCTCAAGCACCGCTAACGCTTGA